In Nicotiana tabacum cultivar K326 chromosome 17, ASM71507v2, whole genome shotgun sequence, one DNA window encodes the following:
- the LOC107763084 gene encoding uncharacterized protein LOC107763084 isoform X1 produces MCMKQPYFFLSLLIPGPKAPGNDIDVYLEPLVDELQELWYNGVNTYDSSRKENFCMRATLLWTINDFPAYAYLSGWSTKGALACPSCNKETPSTRLKYGRKLSYMGARRFLSPNHKWRGNKRDFNGEVERRPTPKILSGDDILNQLDSLEDIKFGKTQKRKRQEKSKGIHNWRKKSIFFKLPYWKNNLIRHNIDVMHIEKNVCDNIIGTLLDMEGKTKDNLNARRDLKEMVIRKDLHPTQRDGKWYYPVSCYTLSPYEKSKVCKFLKTIKVPDGYSSNLSRCVKLEDRKIYGMKSHDSHILLEQLLPFAIRGVLPNHVYNAITELSIFFRELCSKTIRVGVLDQLATQIPITLSKIEKIFLPIFFDIMVHLVIHLPREAKLAGPVQYRWMYPIERFLRKLKCYVRNRSRPEGSIAEGYIVEESLIFCSRYLHGSEKWYNRVEKNDEDNHVESYYGLSIFEQKGGPLLKDTSRNLEELERKQVHLYVLRNCDEVQPFLKEYEQSNSDMNFDDWFFHRIMQMRKEGNSHVSCGLYSLARGPFDGIQRFKGYEINGFRFHTKQLEGNRVRQNSGVLVRGVTNGQNTNYYGVITEIVELQYFEGKRIVLFQCDWWDVDHIGKGVKIDKYDFVSVNTNRKLATNEPFVLPSQAEQVFFMLRIIFIPICQLF; encoded by the exons ATGTGCATGAAGCAACCATATTTCTTTTTGTCTTTGTTGATACCTGGCCCTAAAGCTCCTGGAAATGATATCGATGTATACTTAGAACCTTTGGTGGATGAGTTGCAAGAATTGTGGTATAATGGAGTCAATACATATGATTCTTCGAGAAAGGAGAACTTCTGTATGCGGGCAACACTCTTATGGACTATAAATGATTTTCCAGCCTATGCCTACTTGTCTGGATGGAGCACAAAGGGAGCTTTGGCTTGCCCTTCATGCAACAAAGAGACTCCGTCTACTCGATTAAAGTATGGCCGTAAGTTATCTTACATGGGTGCTCGTAGGTTTTTATCGCCTAATCATAAGTGGCGGGGAAATAAACGTGATTTTAATGGGGAAGTAGAAAGAAGACCTACTCCAAAAATTCTCTCTGGAGATGATATTTTAAACCAGTTGGATAGCTTGGAAGACATTAAATTTGGTAAGacccaaaagagaaaaagacagGAAAAAAGTAAAGGCATTCATAATTGGAGGAAGAAAAGCATTTTTTTCAAACTTCCTTATTGGAAAAATAATCTAATACGCCACAATATAGACGTCATGCATATTGAAAAAAATGTGTGTGACAATATTATTGGGACGTTATTAGATATGGAAGGAAAAACGAAAGATAATTTGAATGCTCGTCGTGATTTGAAGGAAATGGTTATAAGAAAAGATTTGCATCCAACTCAAAGAGATGGAAAGTGGTATTATCCAGTATCATGCTATACTTTATCACCATATGAAAAGTCTAAAGTATGTAAGTTCTTGAAAACTATTAAGGTTCCAGATGGATATTCTTCCAATTTATCACGGTGTGTAAAGTTAGAGGATCGTAAAATTTATGGAATGAAGAGTCATGACTCTCATATACTTTTGGAACAACTGCTCCCTTTTGCAATCCGCGGAGTCCTGCCGAACCATGTCTATAATGCTATTACCGAATTAAGTATTTTCTTCAGAGAGTTATGTTCAAAAACTATAAGAGTTGGTGTGTTGGATCAACTTGCAACTCAAATTCCAATTACGTTGagcaaaatagaaaaaatatttttgccaatattttttgatattatggtgcACTTGGTCATTCATCTTCCAAGAGAGGCTAAGCTTGCTGGACCTGTACAATACAGATGGATGTACCCAATAGAGCg ATTCTTGCGGAAACTGAAATGTTATGTTCGCAATAGAAGTCGACCTGAAGGATCTATTGCAGAAGGGTATATTGTTGAAGAAAGTCTAATATTTTGTTCAAGATATTTACATGGAAGTGAGAAATGGTATAATCGAGTGGAAAAAAATGATGAAGATAATCATGTTGAGTCATACTATGGATTGTCAATATTTGAACAAAAAGGTGGCCCTTTGTTAAAAGATACATCTAGAAATCTTGAAGAGCTTGAGCGAAAACAGGTTCATCTTTATGTTTTGAGAAATTGTGACGAAGTTCAACCATTTTTAAA GGAGTACGAGCAGAGTAATAGTGACATGAACTTTGATGATTGGTTTTTTCATCGA ATCATGCAAATGCGCAAGGAAGGAAATTCACATGTAAGTTGCGGATTGTATTCTTTGGCTAGAGGTCCTTTTGATGGAATTCAAAGATTCAAGGGGTATGAAATAAATGGTTTTCGGTTTCATACTAAACAACTCGAAGGTAATAGGGTGAGGCAAAATAGTGGTGTTTTAGTAAGAGGAGTAACGAATGGTCAAAATACAAATTACTATGGTGTTATAACCGAAATAGTAGAACTTCAATACTTTGAAGGTAAACGAATTGTATTATTTCAATGTGATTGGTGGGATGTTGATCACATAGGAAAAGGAGTAAAAATAGATAAGTATGACTTTGTTAGTGTCAATACTAACCGAAAGTTAGCAACAAATGAACCATTTGTGCTTCCATCTCAAGCAGAACAAGTTTTTTTTATGTTAAGGATAATCTTCATCCCAATTTGTCAGTTGTTTTGA
- the LOC107763084 gene encoding uncharacterized protein LOC107763084 isoform X2, whose amino-acid sequence MCMKQPYFFLSLLIPGPKAPGNDIDVYLEPLVDELQELWYNGVNTYDSSRKENFCMRATLLWTINDFPAYAYLSGWSTKGALACPSCNKETPSTRLKYGRKLSYMGARRFLSPNHKWRGNKRDFNGEVERRPTPKILSGDDILNQLDSLEDIKFGKTQKRKRQEKSKGIHNWRKKSIFFKLPYWKNNLIRHNIDVMHIEKNVCDNIIGTLLDMEGKTKDNLNARRDLKEMVIRKDLHPTQRDGKWYYPVSCYTLSPYEKSKVCKFLKTIKVPDGYSSNLSRCVKLEDRKIYGMKSHDSHILLEQLLPFAIRGVLPNHVYNAITELSIFFRELCSKTIRVGVLDQLATQIPITLSKIEKIFLPIFFDIMVHLVIHLPREAKLAGPVQYRWMYPIERFLRKLKCYVRNRSRPEGSIAEGEYEQSNSDMNFDDWFFHRIMQMRKEGNSHVSCGLYSLARGPFDGIQRFKGYEINGFRFHTKQLEGNRVRQNSGVLVRGVTNGQNTNYYGVITEIVELQYFEGKRIVLFQCDWWDVDHIGKGVKIDKYDFVSVNTNRKLATNEPFVLPSQAEQVFFMLRIIFIPICQLF is encoded by the exons ATGTGCATGAAGCAACCATATTTCTTTTTGTCTTTGTTGATACCTGGCCCTAAAGCTCCTGGAAATGATATCGATGTATACTTAGAACCTTTGGTGGATGAGTTGCAAGAATTGTGGTATAATGGAGTCAATACATATGATTCTTCGAGAAAGGAGAACTTCTGTATGCGGGCAACACTCTTATGGACTATAAATGATTTTCCAGCCTATGCCTACTTGTCTGGATGGAGCACAAAGGGAGCTTTGGCTTGCCCTTCATGCAACAAAGAGACTCCGTCTACTCGATTAAAGTATGGCCGTAAGTTATCTTACATGGGTGCTCGTAGGTTTTTATCGCCTAATCATAAGTGGCGGGGAAATAAACGTGATTTTAATGGGGAAGTAGAAAGAAGACCTACTCCAAAAATTCTCTCTGGAGATGATATTTTAAACCAGTTGGATAGCTTGGAAGACATTAAATTTGGTAAGacccaaaagagaaaaagacagGAAAAAAGTAAAGGCATTCATAATTGGAGGAAGAAAAGCATTTTTTTCAAACTTCCTTATTGGAAAAATAATCTAATACGCCACAATATAGACGTCATGCATATTGAAAAAAATGTGTGTGACAATATTATTGGGACGTTATTAGATATGGAAGGAAAAACGAAAGATAATTTGAATGCTCGTCGTGATTTGAAGGAAATGGTTATAAGAAAAGATTTGCATCCAACTCAAAGAGATGGAAAGTGGTATTATCCAGTATCATGCTATACTTTATCACCATATGAAAAGTCTAAAGTATGTAAGTTCTTGAAAACTATTAAGGTTCCAGATGGATATTCTTCCAATTTATCACGGTGTGTAAAGTTAGAGGATCGTAAAATTTATGGAATGAAGAGTCATGACTCTCATATACTTTTGGAACAACTGCTCCCTTTTGCAATCCGCGGAGTCCTGCCGAACCATGTCTATAATGCTATTACCGAATTAAGTATTTTCTTCAGAGAGTTATGTTCAAAAACTATAAGAGTTGGTGTGTTGGATCAACTTGCAACTCAAATTCCAATTACGTTGagcaaaatagaaaaaatatttttgccaatattttttgatattatggtgcACTTGGTCATTCATCTTCCAAGAGAGGCTAAGCTTGCTGGACCTGTACAATACAGATGGATGTACCCAATAGAGCg ATTCTTGCGGAAACTGAAATGTTATGTTCGCAATAGAAGTCGACCTGAAGGATCTATTGCAGAAGG GGAGTACGAGCAGAGTAATAGTGACATGAACTTTGATGATTGGTTTTTTCATCGA ATCATGCAAATGCGCAAGGAAGGAAATTCACATGTAAGTTGCGGATTGTATTCTTTGGCTAGAGGTCCTTTTGATGGAATTCAAAGATTCAAGGGGTATGAAATAAATGGTTTTCGGTTTCATACTAAACAACTCGAAGGTAATAGGGTGAGGCAAAATAGTGGTGTTTTAGTAAGAGGAGTAACGAATGGTCAAAATACAAATTACTATGGTGTTATAACCGAAATAGTAGAACTTCAATACTTTGAAGGTAAACGAATTGTATTATTTCAATGTGATTGGTGGGATGTTGATCACATAGGAAAAGGAGTAAAAATAGATAAGTATGACTTTGTTAGTGTCAATACTAACCGAAAGTTAGCAACAAATGAACCATTTGTGCTTCCATCTCAAGCAGAACAAGTTTTTTTTATGTTAAGGATAATCTTCATCCCAATTTGTCAGTTGTTTTGA
- the LOC107763084 gene encoding uncharacterized protein LOC107763084 isoform X3 → MCMKQPYFFLSLLIPGPKAPGNDIDVYLEPLVDELQELWYNGVNTYDSSRKENFCMRATLLWTINDFPAYAYLSGWSTKGALACPSCNKETPSTRLKYGRKLSYMGARRFLSPNHKWRGNKRDFNGEVERRPTPKILSGDDILNQLDSLEDIKFGKTQKRKRQEKSKGIHNWRKKSIFFKLPYWKNNLIRHNIDVMHIEKNVCDNIIGTLLDMEGKTKDNLNARRDLKEMVIRKDLHPTQRDGKWYYPVSCYTLSPYEKSKVCKFLKTIKVPDGYSSNLSRCVKLEDRKIYGMKSHDSHILLEQLLPFAIRGVLPNHVYNAITELSIFFRELCSKTIRVGVLDQLATQIPITLSKIEKIFLPIFFDIMVHLVIHLPREAKLAGPVQYRWMYPIERFLRKLKCYVRNRSRPEGSIAEGYIVEESLIFCSRYLHGSEKWYNRVEKNDEDNHVESYYGLSIFEQKGGPLLKDTSRNLEELERKQGVRAE, encoded by the exons ATGTGCATGAAGCAACCATATTTCTTTTTGTCTTTGTTGATACCTGGCCCTAAAGCTCCTGGAAATGATATCGATGTATACTTAGAACCTTTGGTGGATGAGTTGCAAGAATTGTGGTATAATGGAGTCAATACATATGATTCTTCGAGAAAGGAGAACTTCTGTATGCGGGCAACACTCTTATGGACTATAAATGATTTTCCAGCCTATGCCTACTTGTCTGGATGGAGCACAAAGGGAGCTTTGGCTTGCCCTTCATGCAACAAAGAGACTCCGTCTACTCGATTAAAGTATGGCCGTAAGTTATCTTACATGGGTGCTCGTAGGTTTTTATCGCCTAATCATAAGTGGCGGGGAAATAAACGTGATTTTAATGGGGAAGTAGAAAGAAGACCTACTCCAAAAATTCTCTCTGGAGATGATATTTTAAACCAGTTGGATAGCTTGGAAGACATTAAATTTGGTAAGacccaaaagagaaaaagacagGAAAAAAGTAAAGGCATTCATAATTGGAGGAAGAAAAGCATTTTTTTCAAACTTCCTTATTGGAAAAATAATCTAATACGCCACAATATAGACGTCATGCATATTGAAAAAAATGTGTGTGACAATATTATTGGGACGTTATTAGATATGGAAGGAAAAACGAAAGATAATTTGAATGCTCGTCGTGATTTGAAGGAAATGGTTATAAGAAAAGATTTGCATCCAACTCAAAGAGATGGAAAGTGGTATTATCCAGTATCATGCTATACTTTATCACCATATGAAAAGTCTAAAGTATGTAAGTTCTTGAAAACTATTAAGGTTCCAGATGGATATTCTTCCAATTTATCACGGTGTGTAAAGTTAGAGGATCGTAAAATTTATGGAATGAAGAGTCATGACTCTCATATACTTTTGGAACAACTGCTCCCTTTTGCAATCCGCGGAGTCCTGCCGAACCATGTCTATAATGCTATTACCGAATTAAGTATTTTCTTCAGAGAGTTATGTTCAAAAACTATAAGAGTTGGTGTGTTGGATCAACTTGCAACTCAAATTCCAATTACGTTGagcaaaatagaaaaaatatttttgccaatattttttgatattatggtgcACTTGGTCATTCATCTTCCAAGAGAGGCTAAGCTTGCTGGACCTGTACAATACAGATGGATGTACCCAATAGAGCg ATTCTTGCGGAAACTGAAATGTTATGTTCGCAATAGAAGTCGACCTGAAGGATCTATTGCAGAAGGGTATATTGTTGAAGAAAGTCTAATATTTTGTTCAAGATATTTACATGGAAGTGAGAAATGGTATAATCGAGTGGAAAAAAATGATGAAGATAATCATGTTGAGTCATACTATGGATTGTCAATATTTGAACAAAAAGGTGGCCCTTTGTTAAAAGATACATCTAGAAATCTTGAAGAGCTTGAGCGAAAACAG GGAGTACGAGCAGAGTAA
- the LOC107763085 gene encoding uncharacterized protein LOC107763085 isoform X3 yields the protein MWDIILEKFNFDVSKGRKDEWKYLVNLWSGDDFQKKSTQNKINRSKCSLPPYSGTKTYARLRYEMEKKNGKAPSRVEVFLESRKRKKGKQVDAFQQNVIVMSMCSILSLSPFRVYICAYV from the exons ATGTGGGACATTATCTTG gaAAAGTTTAATTTTGATGTCTCCAAGGGAAGAAAAG ATGAATGGAAATATTTGGTCAAcctttggagcggtgatgatttTCAG AAGAAAAGCACGCAAAACAAGATAAATAGATCGAAATGTTCCTTGCCTCCATATAGTGGGACCAAAACTTATGCAAGACTTAGATATGAAATG gagaaaaaaaatggaaaagcTCCATCCCGTGTTGAAGTTTTTTTGGAATCTCgcaagagaaaaaaaggaaaacaagttgATGCTTTCCAACAAAATGTCATTGTCATGTCAATGTGTTCTATTTTATCTTTATCTCCTTTTAGAGTATACATTTGCGCTTATGTATGA
- the LOC107763085 gene encoding uncharacterized protein LOC107763085 isoform X4, whose translation MWDIILEKFNFDVSKGRKDEWKYLVNLWSGDDFQVQFDQLKEQQKEGEISLNDDDIFEKVCGAEKYGYLRAYGLGKNISEYFGGRPTKIQLINK comes from the exons ATGTGGGACATTATCTTG gaAAAGTTTAATTTTGATGTCTCCAAGGGAAGAAAAG ATGAATGGAAATATTTGGTCAAcctttggagcggtgatgatttTCAG GTTCAATTTGACCAATTAAAAGAGCAGCAAAAAGAAGGAGAAATTTctttaaatgatgatgatatctTTGAAAAAGTATGTGGGGCAGAAAAATATGGATATCTTCGAGCATATGGTCTCGGAAAGAATATCAGTGAATATTTTGGAGGTAGACCAACAAAGATACAACTTATAAACAAGTAG
- the LOC107763085 gene encoding uncharacterized protein LOC107763085 isoform X2 encodes MWDIILEKFNFDVSKGRKGAILGHMSDLYIDYRHKLKNKYFDSKATYQLRLRNKPKLLIVDEWKYLVNLWSGDDFQVQFDQLKEQQKEGEISLNDDDIFEKVCGAEKYGYLRAYGLGKNISEYFGGRPTKIQLINK; translated from the exons ATGTGGGACATTATCTTG gaAAAGTTTAATTTTGATGTCTCCAAGGGAAGAAAAGGTGCAATTCTTGGTCATATGAGTGACCTCTACATAGACTATAGGCACAAGTTGAAAAATAAGTATTTTGATTCAAAAGCAACTTATCAACTTCGCTTACGGAATAAGCCTAAACTTCTCATTGTAGATGAATGGAAATATTTGGTCAAcctttggagcggtgatgatttTCAG GTTCAATTTGACCAATTAAAAGAGCAGCAAAAAGAAGGAGAAATTTctttaaatgatgatgatatctTTGAAAAAGTATGTGGGGCAGAAAAATATGGATATCTTCGAGCATATGGTCTCGGAAAGAATATCAGTGAATATTTTGGAGGTAGACCAACAAAGATACAACTTATAAACAAGTAG
- the LOC107763085 gene encoding uncharacterized protein LOC107763085 isoform X1 gives MWDIILEKFNFDVSKGRKGAILGHMSDLYIDYRHKLKNKYFDSKATYQLRLRNKPKLLIVDEWKYLVNLWSGDDFQKKSTQNKINRSKCSLPPYSGTKTYARLRYEMEKKNGKAPSRVEVFLESRKRKKGKQVDAFQQNVIVMSMCSILSLSPFRVYICAYV, from the exons ATGTGGGACATTATCTTG gaAAAGTTTAATTTTGATGTCTCCAAGGGAAGAAAAGGTGCAATTCTTGGTCATATGAGTGACCTCTACATAGACTATAGGCACAAGTTGAAAAATAAGTATTTTGATTCAAAAGCAACTTATCAACTTCGCTTACGGAATAAGCCTAAACTTCTCATTGTAGATGAATGGAAATATTTGGTCAAcctttggagcggtgatgatttTCAG AAGAAAAGCACGCAAAACAAGATAAATAGATCGAAATGTTCCTTGCCTCCATATAGTGGGACCAAAACTTATGCAAGACTTAGATATGAAATG gagaaaaaaaatggaaaagcTCCATCCCGTGTTGAAGTTTTTTTGGAATCTCgcaagagaaaaaaaggaaaacaagttgATGCTTTCCAACAAAATGTCATTGTCATGTCAATGTGTTCTATTTTATCTTTATCTCCTTTTAGAGTATACATTTGCGCTTATGTATGA
- the LOC107763083 gene encoding uncharacterized protein LOC107763083 yields MASSGKSVIKTLKRFMKKPWEFTGPQTSPEYLSAVPKATDYRLFCPATAQAKAIIPTSDPETVFDIKYFSRDQRRNRPPIRRTFLNKTDVEKMMEKKTFDINDFPQPYLTAKIEEDMDAIGGGYQK; encoded by the coding sequence ATGGCTTCGTCAGGAAAATCGGTGATCAAAACCCTAAAGCGTTTCATGAAGAAGCCATGGGAGTTCACTGGACCACAAACAAGTCCAGAGTATCTATCCGCTGTGCCCAAGGCAACTGATTACAGGCTCTTCTGTCCGGCCACAGCTCAAGCTAAGGCCATCATACCTACTTCCGATCCTGAAACCGTATTTGACATCAAGTACTTCTCTCGTGACCAGAGACGTAACCGTCCTCCAATTAGGCGTACTTTCCTCAATAAAACTGATGTTGAGAAGATGATGGAGAAGAAGACTTTTGATATCAATGATTTTCCTCAGCCTTATTTGACTGCTAAGATTGAAGAGGATATGGATGCTATTGGTGGTGGATACCAGAAATGA